A single window of Longimicrobiaceae bacterium DNA harbors:
- a CDS encoding energy transducer TonB, which yields MAFDANGRISRLHPIDYWLPQGQVDAFTSLLRQHLRPRVSGPGTVRLLLQPGGTAAYQIGYSERCPPESGTRFSLIAPAATQLQKAQPVRVRMHVDAQGRVQGTQVLTGSGDTEVDRWVAQTLQQREFSPGLIDGVAVAMDHEETVTVRVRQ from the coding sequence ATGGCTTTTGACGCGAACGGTCGCATCTCACGCCTGCACCCCATCGATTACTGGCTGCCCCAGGGGCAGGTGGACGCGTTCACGTCGCTTTTGCGCCAGCACCTCCGCCCGCGGGTGAGCGGCCCCGGCACTGTCCGCCTGCTGCTCCAGCCGGGTGGGACGGCTGCCTACCAGATCGGCTACTCCGAACGATGCCCCCCCGAGTCAGGCACCCGTTTCAGCCTGATCGCTCCGGCTGCCACGCAGCTGCAGAAGGCCCAGCCGGTGCGGGTGCGCATGCACGTGGACGCGCAGGGGCGGGTGCAGGGCACGCAGGTGCTTACGGGCTCGGGCGATACGGAGGTGGACAGATGGGTCGCTCAGACGCTCCAGCAGCGTGAATTCTCTCCAGGGCTGATCGATGGGGTTGCAGTAGCCATGGACCACGAGGAGACCGTGACCGTTCGCGTACGCCAGTAG